One Solanum pennellii chromosome 10, SPENNV200 genomic region harbors:
- the LOC107032514 gene encoding tropinone reductase homolog At5g06060-like encodes MEEQSSSSNRVQKWSLHGKTALVTGGTRGIGSAIVEELAGFGASVHTCSRNKKELDDKIQEWEAKGFKVTGSVCDLFFKEQREHLIHTVSSVFEGKLNILVNNAAISMIKRTADISVEDYSKIMGTNVDSPFHITQIAYPLLKACGNTASIVFISSLAGSLALPALSVYGASKGAINQLTKFLACEWANDGIRVNTVSPFAVKTSILKAEDIDPSLVGNYSELMCRTPLKPIAEPDEISPLVAFLCLPAASHITGQIILVDGGFSAGSFKFQS; translated from the exons ATGGAAGAACAGAGTAGCAGTAGTAACAGAGTCCAGAAATGGTCCCTCCATGGGAAAACAGCTCTAGTTACTGGTGGAACCAGAGGTATTGG GAGTGCAATAGTGGAGGAATTGGCAGGATTTGGAGCAAGTGTTCATACATGTTCAAGAAATAAGAAAGAGCTTGATGACAAGATTCAAGAATGGGAAGCAAAAGGATTTAAGGTGACTGGCTCtgtttgtgatttattttttaaagaacagAGAGAACACCTTATTCACACGGTTTCCTCTGTTTTTGAGGGCAAGCTCAATATACTG gTGAATAATGCAGCAATAAGTATGATAAAAAGAACAGCAGATATAAGTGTGGAagattattcaaaaattatgggAACCAATGTAGATTCACCTTTCCACATCACTCAAATTGCTTATCCTCTTTTGAAAGCATGTGGAAATACTGCTAGCATTGTTTTCATTTCCTCCCTTGCTGGTTCTCTAGCACTCCCTGCTCTTTCCGTCTACGGAGCCTCTAAAg GTGCAATCAACCAACTTACCAAGTTTTTGGCATGCGAATGGGCTAATGATGGAATTCGCGTTAATACAGTCTCTCCATTCGCTGTCAAAACTAGTATTTTAAAAGCG GAGGATATTGACCCGTCATTGGTAGGGAATTATTCAGAATTGATGTGTAGAACACCATTGAAACCAATAGCAGAACCTGATGAGATATCTCCATTGGTTGCATTTCTTTGTCTCCCTGCTGCTTCACATATTACTGGTCAGATCATTCTTGTTGATGGTGGATTTTCAGCTGGTAGTTTCAAGTTTCagtcttaa
- the LOC107032202 gene encoding BEL1-like homeodomain protein 9, whose translation MAAEEGFEAYHVPQQSRRDKLRGDPNYFYNNNNPSFLLNPCDNKTMDPQIISSSFQQINNNPFLYNTNQNHDMNVNSNNITPGQGLSLSLSSNNHHHTTVPLELRSLFTTTTTVDCCSNNEFLSSKSGGSTIVGPFTSILKGSRFLKPAQQLMQDISGIYAHKLLQDHHHSLGTMDDVSNHEHMRNNSKFISMLDEVYRRYKEYYEQLQGVVSSFESVAGVGNANLSLKALCKHFRCLIKSICDQMKSSEINCDGNVCNNLERGGYVWRPQRGLPERAVTLLRAWLFDHFLHPYPTDSDKIMLAKQTGLSRNQVSNWFINARVRVWKPMVEEIHMLENNKSSSQAQNNNNPEMNLSSSGGVSLTLGLNHQNKNNALSFPRNAARRFGIDPNNIIA comes from the exons ATGGCTGCAGAAGAAGGATTTGAAGCATATCATGTCCCACAACAAAGCAGAAGAGATAAGCTTAGAGGTGATCCtaattatttttacaacaacaacaatccaTCATTTCTCCTTAATCCTTGTGATAATAAAACCATGGATCCACAAATTATATCTTCCTCTTTtcaacaaattaataataaccCTTTCCTCTACAACACTAATCaaaatcatgatatgaatgTAAACTCGAATAATATAACTCCAGGTCAAGGTTTATctttatctctatcatctaataatcatcatcatactaCTGTTCCGCTGGAGCTGAGATCATtatttacaacaacaacaacagtcgATTGTTGTAGTAATAATGAGTTTTTGTCATCCAAGAGTGGTGGCAGTACTATTGTTGGACCTTTTACTTCAATTCTCAAGGGATCAAGATTCTTAAAACCTGCACAACAGTTGATGCAAGATATTTCTGGGATTTATGCTCACAAATTATTACAAGATCATCATCATTCTCTTGGAACTATGGATGATGTATCTAATCATGAGCACATGAGGAACAATTCCAAGTTCATTTCAATGCTTGATGag GTCTATAGAAGGTATAAGGAATATTATGAACAGCTACAAGGAGTAGTGTCATCGTTTGAATCAGTTGCTGGAGTTGGAAATGCAAACCTATCTTTAAAAGCATTGTGTAAACACTTTAGGTGCCTAATAAAATCGATTTGTGACCAAATGAAGTCTAGTGAAATAAATTGTGATGGCAACGTCTGTAATAATTTGGAAAGAGGAGGATATGTTTGGAGACCACAAAGAGGGCTACCGGAGCGCGCTGTAACTCTTCTTAGGGCTTGGTTGTTTGACCATTTCTTGCACCC TTATCCCACAGATTCTGACAAAATAATGTTGGCAAAACAGACTGGTCTGTCAAGGAATCAG GTTTCTAATTGGTTCATCAATGCAAGAGTTAGGGTATGGAAGCCTATGGTTGAAGAGATACACATGCTTGAAAATAACAAATCTTCTTCACAAGCCCAAAACAACAATAATCCAGAAATGAATTTATCATCATCAGGTGGGGTGTCATTAACATTGGGactaaatcatcaaaacaagAACAACGCTTTATCTTTCCCAAGAAATGCTGCACGACGTTTTGGTATCGATCCAAATAATATTATTGCATGA